A genome region from Patescibacteria group bacterium includes the following:
- a CDS encoding V-type ATP synthase subunit F, whose protein sequence is MKIGIIGKKETIAGFHALGMETYAVRDSAEARARLNQIAQDDLGVLFIPESLAEEIYGMIQQLNEQTFPAITIIPDPSGAKGFASKIIHDAMLRAVGTDVTKR, encoded by the coding sequence ATGAAAATTGGCATTATAGGTAAAAAAGAAACTATTGCAGGCTTCCACGCTTTAGGAATGGAGACATACGCGGTGAGGGATAGCGCCGAAGCGCGCGCGAGACTCAATCAAATCGCGCAAGATGATTTAGGTGTTCTTTTTATTCCTGAATCTTTGGCTGAAGAGATTTATGGGATGATTCAACAATTAAATGAGCAAACCTTTCCAGCGATTACCATTATTCCTGATCCTTCCGGAGCGAAAGGTTTTGCTTCTAAAATTATTCACGATGCGATGTTGCGCGCGGTCGGGACTGATGTAACCAAAAGGTAA
- a CDS encoding V-type ATPase subunit gives MFPQNHTHNAYLVSYLKTLESEFLDQNDFERMIEAKNAEEALHVFNETHYGQYLGDIKGPKDFDVVLNEGLEGVKDLILKLFSRDKDLRFLWLKYDFLNLKSLIKLKFQGENVQLNNLGTIELDTLREVILEGTKKELPDNLNGVIREVFENYEKNQDPQEIDLILDRKYIEILIRELARIKSKILKDFLRREIDLFNVKIYFRIRGEGGKEADFIPGGLIPLRRFKISNEDKFVKSIDDFAEQAEFKHLEEQVEKEGLLSLELAARRILFEILEKAQNKILGIEPVFAFWQVKVEETKLIHKIMVMKSAGIGSAEIHRLVGY, from the coding sequence ATGTTTCCTCAAAACCATACCCACAATGCTTACCTCGTTTCTTATTTGAAGACTTTGGAGTCGGAATTTTTGGATCAAAATGATTTTGAGAGAATGATTGAAGCGAAGAACGCCGAGGAGGCTTTGCATGTTTTCAATGAGACTCACTATGGTCAGTATTTAGGAGACATTAAAGGCCCTAAAGATTTTGATGTTGTTTTAAATGAGGGTTTAGAGGGGGTTAAAGATTTGATTTTAAAACTTTTTTCACGAGATAAGGATTTGCGGTTTTTATGGCTCAAGTATGATTTTCTTAATCTCAAATCATTAATAAAACTCAAATTTCAGGGGGAAAATGTGCAATTAAACAACTTGGGAACGATTGAATTGGATACATTACGGGAGGTGATTTTAGAAGGGACAAAAAAAGAATTGCCTGACAATCTGAATGGGGTGATTCGTGAAGTTTTTGAAAATTATGAAAAAAATCAAGATCCTCAAGAAATTGATTTGATTTTAGATCGTAAATATATTGAGATTTTAATAAGGGAACTTGCGCGAATTAAATCTAAGATTTTGAAGGATTTTCTGCGGCGAGAGATTGATTTGTTTAATGTGAAAATTTATTTTCGTATTCGGGGTGAGGGAGGGAAGGAAGCGGATTTTATTCCCGGCGGTTTGATTCCCTTGCGGCGGTTTAAAATTTCTAATGAAGATAAATTTGTTAAGTCCATTGACGATTTCGCAGAGCAGGCAGAATTTAAACATCTTGAAGAGCAGGTGGAAAAAGAAGGGCTGCTTTCTTTGGAGCTCGCGGCGCGCCGAATTTTATTTGAAATTTTAGAAAAAGCGCAGAATAAAATTCTGGGCATTGAGCCGGTCTTCGCTTTTTGGCAGGTAAAGGTAGAGGAGACAAAGCTGATTCACAAAATTATGGTGATGAAGAGTGCTGGGATTGGGTCCGCAGAAATTCACAGGCTGGTGGGATACTAA
- a CDS encoding V-type ATP synthase subunit E, which produces MKQWILMSLEIIKEKILAEGAKEAEQILAGAKEEAQKMRDEVKQRIQERYRVFTAEMKHLQEALREQMRIQAIWEAKNNLLRKKQALIDEVFSRALESLTKQEPVARQKLLEMFLKNVRKHLGGEKVKIIPTANSQSVLAKLVPKHSSFKLSSKIVNGQGGFIAASDFMEEDYIFDHLMAEKRQELESEVAKILFQ; this is translated from the coding sequence ATGAAGCAATGGATTTTGATGTCTTTAGAAATCATCAAAGAGAAAATTTTAGCGGAAGGCGCGAAAGAAGCCGAGCAAATTTTAGCCGGAGCCAAAGAAGAGGCGCAAAAGATGAGGGATGAGGTGAAGCAGAGAATCCAAGAGCGATATCGCGTTTTTACCGCAGAGATGAAGCATTTACAGGAGGCTTTGAGAGAGCAGATGAGGATCCAAGCCATCTGGGAAGCAAAGAATAATCTTTTACGCAAAAAGCAAGCATTAATTGATGAAGTTTTTAGCCGTGCTTTAGAATCTTTAACTAAACAAGAGCCTGTGGCGCGACAGAAGCTTTTAGAAATGTTTTTGAAAAACGTCCGCAAGCATTTGGGCGGGGAAAAAGTGAAAATTATCCCGACTGCGAATAGTCAATCGGTTTTGGCAAAATTAGTGCCAAAGCATTCCAGTTTTAAGCTATCCAGTAAGATAGTGAATGGTCAAGGCGGTTTTATCGCGGCCAGCGATTTTATGGAAGAAGATTATATTTTTGACCATCTGATGGCAGAAAAGCGGCAGGAATTAGAAAGTGAAGTAGCGAAGATTTTATTTCAGTAA
- a CDS encoding V-type ATP synthase subunit K, translating to MGLVLAIIGAAASVILAGIGSILGVGMAGEAGAGVTGQKSEIFGKVLLLQALPATQGIYGFLGCFWVLLKVGLLAGNPLEVPTAIGWQILLSCLPVAIGGLISAIYQARVSVAGLHMITKDESTAGKGVIMAAMVETYAVLGLLATILLINGIKIG from the coding sequence ATGGGTCTTGTTCTTGCGATTATCGGAGCAGCAGCCTCGGTTATTTTAGCAGGGATCGGTTCTATTTTGGGGGTAGGTATGGCTGGAGAGGCCGGGGCAGGCGTTACCGGTCAAAAGAGTGAAATCTTTGGTAAGGTTTTACTCCTTCAGGCATTGCCAGCTACGCAGGGGATTTATGGTTTTTTGGGTTGTTTTTGGGTGCTTTTAAAAGTCGGTCTTTTGGCTGGCAATCCCCTTGAAGTTCCTACTGCCATTGGCTGGCAAATACTTTTGTCCTGCCTTCCTGTTGCCATAGGTGGTCTGATTTCGGCGATTTATCAGGCGCGCGTTTCTGTTGCCGGATTGCATATGATTACGAAGGATGAATCTACGGCAGGCAAGGGCGTGATTATGGCGGCGATGGTGGAAACCTATGCGGTTCTAGGACTACTGGCTACAATCTTACTGATAAACGGGATTAAGATTGGATAA
- a CDS encoding V-type ATP synthase subunit I, whose amino-acid sequence MQKFNIVVRKHQKSALLSYLQERGDVEVVDVRTKKEEPSSEHEIDLLLAELDFVLDLFKERVVKEKEGALTGIKKFLAGPLEFSHQDFEKICRSFDYSKLVNDLKKWDNDLVRLQIEEKEQIEKMEILRPWQTLGLMRADLETGRTKSILGVLPAQALSNLKKVVDGEVNIRKVKEEVKDYYLVITYLKKNEETFLRDLQSTGFSIVVLPCENTPAAEIQKIEERLEEIHKLKRDVLKQIKRASREERKVKMVYDYWQNKKKVKDTTGWIEDTRYMSFISGWTSSFGFKRLQRILPPKFPGVYLEKTEKEKGERVPVIVANRNLMEPFESVTRIYGLPEYNELDPTPYLSFFFAIFFGMCLSDAGYGIVLLIASVAAVKYLKLSEGVKRLFKLMIYCSITTIIVGVLYGAYFSISLIDLPASSLRDFLLSLQVIDPIKSPLQIMIISLLFGLLQSWFARMVNVKYLLSKKRIKEALLGDFIWVWAILAIIFFGITKLFFPSLAKIGGYTVIGFAAILVLTQGYQKKNIFLKFTSGLLSLYKVVGMLSDILSYSRLLALGLTTSIIGLVINVIALLFRDMVPYVGVLVMIPILIGGHLFNMGINILGGFIHSARLQFVEFFPKFMEGGGRMFKPLKREYRFTKIKGN is encoded by the coding sequence ATGCAAAAATTTAATATCGTGGTTCGTAAACACCAGAAGAGCGCGCTCCTTTCTTATTTGCAGGAAAGGGGAGATGTGGAAGTTGTGGATGTGCGGACAAAAAAAGAAGAACCATCTAGTGAGCACGAAATTGATTTATTGCTTGCGGAATTGGATTTTGTCTTGGATCTTTTTAAGGAGCGCGTGGTGAAAGAAAAAGAAGGGGCGCTAACGGGAATCAAAAAATTTTTGGCTGGTCCGCTAGAATTTTCCCACCAGGATTTTGAAAAAATTTGCCGAAGTTTTGATTATTCAAAGTTAGTGAATGATCTTAAAAAATGGGATAATGATTTGGTCAGGTTGCAAATAGAGGAAAAAGAACAGATAGAAAAAATGGAGATCTTAAGGCCGTGGCAGACTTTAGGTTTGATGCGGGCGGATTTGGAAACTGGAAGAACCAAATCAATCTTGGGTGTTCTTCCGGCGCAAGCTTTATCCAATTTAAAAAAGGTGGTGGATGGCGAGGTGAATATTCGCAAAGTCAAAGAGGAGGTCAAGGATTATTATCTGGTGATCACATACCTCAAGAAAAATGAAGAGACCTTTTTGCGCGATTTACAAAGCACGGGTTTTAGCATTGTTGTTTTGCCTTGCGAGAATACGCCCGCCGCGGAGATTCAAAAAATAGAAGAAAGGCTGGAAGAAATTCATAAATTAAAAAGAGATGTCTTAAAGCAAATCAAGCGGGCAAGCCGCGAGGAAAGAAAGGTCAAAATGGTTTATGATTACTGGCAGAATAAGAAGAAAGTGAAAGATACAACAGGTTGGATAGAAGATACGCGCTATATGAGTTTTATTTCTGGCTGGACTTCCAGCTTTGGTTTTAAAAGATTACAGCGAATTTTGCCTCCAAAATTTCCTGGTGTTTATTTAGAAAAGACAGAGAAAGAAAAGGGTGAACGGGTGCCAGTGATTGTGGCTAATAGAAACCTTATGGAGCCCTTTGAATCCGTAACCCGAATCTACGGCCTTCCAGAATATAATGAATTAGACCCCACCCCTTATTTATCCTTCTTTTTCGCGATATTTTTTGGGATGTGCCTTTCCGATGCTGGTTATGGCATTGTCCTTTTGATTGCCAGTGTGGCAGCGGTGAAATATTTGAAGTTGTCAGAGGGGGTGAAGCGCCTTTTTAAATTAATGATTTATTGCAGTATTACCACAATCATCGTTGGGGTGCTTTACGGAGCCTATTTCAGCATCAGCTTAATAGATCTCCCAGCATCAAGCTTGCGCGATTTTCTTCTTTCCCTGCAGGTTATTGATCCGATTAAAAGTCCTTTGCAAATTATGATTATTTCTTTGTTATTTGGGTTGTTGCAATCTTGGTTTGCGCGGATGGTGAATGTGAAATATCTTTTATCAAAAAAAAGGATTAAGGAAGCCCTATTAGGGGATTTTATTTGGGTGTGGGCGATCTTGGCGATTATTTTTTTTGGAATCACGAAATTATTTTTTCCATCTTTGGCTAAAATCGGGGGCTATACCGTGATTGGTTTCGCTGCAATTTTAGTTTTGACCCAAGGGTATCAGAAAAAGAATATCTTTTTGAAGTTTACTAGCGGTCTTTTGTCGCTTTATAAAGTCGTAGGGATGCTTTCGGATATCTTGTCATATTCACGGCTTCTGGCTTTAGGTTTAACCACCAGTATTATCGGGTTAGTGATTAATGTGATCGCTTTGCTTTTTCGCGATATGGTTCCTTATGTAGGCGTGCTGGTGATGATTCCGATTTTGATTGGCGGGCATCTTTTCAATATGGGGATTAACATTTTAGGCGGCTTTATTCATTCCGCGCGTCTGCAGTTCGTGGAATTTTTTCCGAAGTTTATGGAAGGCGGAGGGAGGATGTTTAAGCCGCTCAAGAGGGAATATAGGTTTACGAAGATAAAGGGGAATTAA
- a CDS encoding AIR synthase-related protein: MPDKYRTEIIDPGDQASHLAHEVCVQSYSNCPAVIIIPHQPGNFRGPVGFLWKPHILEAMARNRVDPQSEALTHWEMLQEVENDGAGGKPQFFTLLGIPEFFQRLGFEIITMTADDFARSGRFPAVMVNEINAKRITAENFPLFKATMEGYGEALKQSGLVNITGEIAIMKHSITAFCDTRSSAEFILTWGGTCIGLAHRDLLTDGSEIKPGMPIVGFWEPGYRCNGGTFFTNLILKKFGPEIQRIKDNPRALDFIANLTIPSRSYARTITRIAGWYPDGSIGKPLAKIYGIAHITGGGVWKKFGELLPEGVGANLDSMPEPAEVLRQGQELSWDLPDLRLTDRQAYGTLHGGCGMLIICAKNDAEKIIAEAKKDIIRAEVVGETTISPDREVIIHSRFKEGGILSSKDRE; encoded by the coding sequence ATGCCAGACAAGTATAGAACAGAAATTATTGATCCGGGCGACCAAGCTTCACATCTTGCCCACGAAGTCTGCGTCCAAAGCTACTCTAATTGTCCAGCGGTCATTATTATTCCGCACCAACCGGGGAATTTTCGCGGACCAGTCGGTTTTCTTTGGAAGCCGCACATCCTGGAAGCGATGGCGAGAAACAGGGTTGATCCCCAAAGCGAGGCATTAACCCATTGGGAAATGCTCCAAGAGGTGGAAAATGACGGCGCTGGCGGCAAACCCCAATTTTTCACGCTGCTGGGAATACCTGAATTCTTTCAACGTCTGGGCTTCGAGATTATCACAATGACTGCCGATGATTTCGCCCGCTCTGGAAGATTTCCCGCAGTGATGGTGAATGAAATAAACGCGAAAAGGATTACCGCGGAAAACTTCCCTCTCTTTAAAGCCACAATGGAAGGATACGGCGAGGCGCTGAAACAATCTGGACTTGTGAATATCACCGGCGAAATTGCTATAATGAAACACAGCATCACTGCTTTCTGCGACACGAGATCTTCAGCAGAATTTATTCTCACTTGGGGAGGCACTTGTATCGGCTTAGCCCACCGTGATCTCTTGACTGATGGGTCGGAAATCAAGCCCGGAATGCCGATTGTCGGATTCTGGGAGCCGGGCTACCGTTGCAACGGCGGCACATTCTTCACCAACTTAATCCTAAAAAAATTCGGACCGGAGATACAAAGAATCAAAGATAATCCGCGAGCTCTGGACTTTATCGCCAATTTAACCATACCTTCCAGAAGTTACGCCCGCACTATTACACGTATCGCGGGCTGGTATCCGGACGGAAGTATCGGCAAGCCGCTAGCTAAGATTTACGGCATTGCCCATATCACCGGCGGCGGGGTCTGGAAAAAATTTGGCGAGTTGCTGCCCGAAGGCGTTGGAGCGAATCTTGACTCTATGCCCGAACCTGCCGAGGTTTTAAGACAAGGTCAGGAACTTTCTTGGGATCTTCCGGATTTAAGACTCACGGACAGACAAGCCTATGGCACGCTCCACGGCGGTTGCGGTATGCTTATTATATGCGCAAAAAATGACGCGGAAAAAATTATCGCGGAGGCAAAAAAAGATATAATCCGCGCAGAAGTGGTTGGCGAAACAACAATATCGCCGGACAGAGAGGTAATTATTCACTCACGTTTCAAGGAAGGCGGAATCCTTTCTTCAAAAGATCGGGAATAA
- the dnaJ gene encoding molecular chaperone DnaJ has protein sequence MKDYYSTLGVSKSATQEEIKKAFRKLAHQHHPDKDGGNEAKFKELNEAYQVLGNPKKRAQYDQFGTTFGEAGASGGGAGFSGFSGFDFNNFRSQGSNANFADFDLGDIFSDMFGFGGSRRRERQGGRGADIQADLELDFGKVFTGSRETMRLRKEVVCSRCHGRGAEPGSKVTECPRCKGTGQVRITRQTFLGNFSQVSPCPECGGEGKKVNHPCARCSGTGRVVDEERIVVEIPAGVRDSETIKVEGKGEAGVRGAASGDLYLNIHIKPSSYFERQRDDVLTALNISFTQAALGGEVRVKTYDGAVKLKIPAGTQSGKIFKLSEKGIPHLGGRGRGDQLVKVNVIVPRHLSRRERALLRELENEGGETANVDKDKGFWNFF, from the coding sequence ATGAAAGACTACTATTCTACTCTCGGCGTTTCTAAAAGCGCCACCCAAGAAGAAATTAAAAAAGCCTTTCGAAAATTGGCGCACCAGCATCATCCGGATAAAGATGGAGGCAATGAGGCTAAGTTTAAGGAACTAAATGAAGCCTATCAGGTTTTGGGAAATCCGAAGAAGCGCGCCCAGTATGACCAATTCGGCACTACTTTTGGCGAAGCCGGAGCCTCGGGCGGAGGCGCTGGCTTTTCTGGTTTTTCAGGCTTTGATTTTAATAATTTTCGTAGCCAAGGTTCTAACGCGAATTTTGCAGATTTTGATTTAGGCGATATCTTTTCGGATATGTTCGGTTTTGGCGGGAGCCGCCGGCGCGAGAGGCAGGGAGGGCGCGGCGCGGACATTCAAGCGGATTTGGAATTAGATTTTGGAAAAGTCTTTACGGGCTCGCGGGAGACAATGCGCTTGCGCAAAGAGGTAGTATGCAGCCGTTGCCACGGTCGCGGCGCAGAGCCGGGGAGCAAGGTTACAGAATGTCCCCGTTGTAAAGGAACGGGGCAGGTGAGGATTACGCGGCAGACTTTCTTGGGGAATTTTTCCCAAGTGTCTCCCTGCCCTGAATGTGGAGGGGAAGGAAAAAAAGTGAATCATCCCTGCGCGCGCTGCTCGGGCACGGGTCGGGTGGTGGATGAGGAGAGGATTGTTGTGGAGATACCAGCGGGAGTGCGCGACAGCGAAACAATTAAGGTGGAAGGCAAAGGCGAGGCGGGGGTGCGCGGCGCGGCTTCCGGCGATCTTTATTTAAATATTCATATTAAACCTTCTAGTTATTTTGAGCGTCAAAGAGACGATGTTTTAACCGCCTTAAATATTTCTTTTACTCAAGCCGCTTTAGGCGGGGAAGTGAGGGTTAAGACCTATGATGGCGCGGTGAAATTAAAAATTCCAGCGGGAACCCAATCGGGCAAGATCTTTAAGCTTTCCGAAAAAGGCATTCCTCATCTTGGCGGTCGTGGCCGCGGCGATCAATTGGTTAAGGTTAACGTAATTGTGCCGAGGCATCTTTCGCGGCGGGAAAGAGCGCTCCTTAGAGAACTGGAGAACGAGGGAGGCGAAACGGCGAATGTGGATAAAGATAAGGGATTTTGGAATTTTTTCTAA
- a CDS encoding DUF296 domain-containing protein: MRIKKVFKNEYLLRLERGEEIVKTVEDFLKKEKIASGILWGLGAVDYAKLAHYRVDKKEYSEKEFNEPLEIVNLVATITAGGLHAHIALGNAVMQVFGGHLKEARVAATCEIVVRKWDAEISRKYSEEIGLKLLEI; encoded by the coding sequence ATGAGGATTAAAAAGGTTTTTAAAAATGAATATCTTTTGAGATTAGAGCGGGGAGAAGAAATTGTGAAGACCGTAGAAGATTTTTTAAAAAAAGAAAAAATAGCAAGCGGCATTCTTTGGGGTTTAGGGGCGGTGGATTATGCTAAGCTTGCCCATTACCGTGTGGATAAAAAAGAATATAGTGAAAAAGAATTTAATGAACCATTAGAGATTGTTAATTTAGTGGCGACTATCACGGCTGGGGGTTTGCATGCCCATATTGCTTTAGGGAACGCCGTGATGCAAGTTTTCGGCGGACATTTGAAAGAAGCCCGCGTCGCCGCCACTTGCGAAATCGTCGTGCGCAAATGGGACGCTGAAATTTCTAGAAAATATTCGGAGGAGATTGGATTGAAATTGTTGGAGATTTGA
- the dnaK gene encoding molecular chaperone DnaK, with translation MKILGIDLGTTNSCMAVVEGGKPTVIENSEGNRTTPSMVAITSGGERLVGQLAKRQAVTNPENTLFSIKRLIGRKYSDPEVQRDKKVMPFEIKEEGVGVKIKVGDKFYSPQEISAMVLQKLKTDAEEHLGEKITDAVITVPAYFDDSQRQATKDAGKIAGLNVRRIINEPTAAALAYGFDKKKEQQIAVYDLGGGTFDVSILDIGKDTVEVLSTNGDTHLGGDDFDQIIIEWILQEFKKDQGLDLSGDKMAMQRLKEAAEKAKIELSTAQETEINQPFITTDASGPKHLTLKITRAKLEDLVGDLVKKTIGPCKKALEDAELTTKDIEEIVLVGGMTRMPLVQKTVEEFFSKKANKSINPDEVVAVGAAIQGGVLQGDVKDVLLLDVTPLTLGIETLGGIRTALIERNTTIPSSKTQIFSTAADSQPSVEINVLQGEREMAQDNKSLGRFILDGIPPAPRGIPQIEVTFDIDANGILNVKAKDKATGKEQSIHIEASSGLSKEEIEKMQKEAETHAEEDKKKKEKIETKNQAESLVYQTEKTLQEAKDKLSENDKKEIEEKLEALRKVKDSDDIEAIKKGIEELSQVAQKIGQAMYQAAQAAQTSSEQQGSGAQSAPDQKKEEKPEEGKYEEVKK, from the coding sequence ATGAAAATTTTAGGCATTGATTTAGGGACAACAAATTCTTGTATGGCGGTCGTGGAGGGCGGCAAGCCGACTGTGATCGAAAACAGCGAAGGCAACCGCACCACGCCATCTATGGTCGCGATAACGAGCGGCGGCGAACGGCTCGTGGGACAACTCGCTAAACGGCAAGCTGTTACCAATCCTGAAAATACATTGTTTTCCATTAAACGTTTAATCGGCCGCAAATATTCCGATCCTGAAGTGCAGCGTGATAAAAAGGTAATGCCTTTTGAGATTAAAGAAGAAGGCGTGGGCGTAAAGATAAAAGTGGGAGACAAATTTTATTCGCCGCAAGAGATTTCGGCGATGGTTTTGCAAAAATTGAAAACCGACGCTGAAGAGCATTTAGGGGAAAAAATTACGGACGCGGTGATTACCGTGCCGGCTTATTTTGACGACTCGCAGCGTCAAGCGACCAAAGACGCGGGCAAGATTGCCGGTTTAAATGTGCGCCGGATTATCAATGAACCGACCGCCGCAGCGCTTGCCTATGGTTTTGATAAAAAGAAAGAGCAACAGATTGCGGTCTATGATTTAGGCGGCGGCACTTTTGATGTCTCTATTTTGGATATCGGCAAAGACACGGTGGAGGTTTTGTCCACTAATGGCGATACGCATTTGGGTGGCGACGACTTTGACCAGATAATTATTGAATGGATTTTGCAGGAGTTCAAAAAAGATCAGGGGCTTGATTTGTCCGGCGATAAGATGGCGATGCAGAGATTGAAGGAAGCGGCGGAAAAAGCGAAGATTGAATTATCCACTGCTCAAGAAACGGAGATTAACCAACCTTTTATCACTACGGATGCTTCGGGTCCTAAACATTTAACTCTGAAAATCACGCGGGCAAAATTGGAAGATTTGGTCGGGGATTTAGTGAAAAAGACCATTGGGCCTTGCAAAAAAGCCTTGGAAGACGCGGAGCTCACAACCAAAGATATTGAGGAAATAGTTTTGGTGGGTGGAATGACGCGGATGCCGCTCGTGCAGAAGACAGTAGAAGAATTTTTCAGCAAAAAGGCGAATAAATCCATCAATCCCGATGAAGTGGTCGCGGTAGGCGCCGCGATTCAGGGTGGCGTATTGCAAGGCGATGTTAAAGATGTTTTACTTCTGGATGTCACGCCTCTTACTTTAGGCATTGAAACTTTAGGCGGTATTCGCACAGCGCTCATTGAGCGGAATACCACTATCCCGAGCTCCAAGACCCAGATTTTTTCCACGGCGGCGGATAGTCAGCCATCGGTGGAAATCAATGTCCTGCAGGGTGAACGCGAGATGGCTCAAGATAACAAGTCTTTAGGTCGTTTTATTCTGGACGGCATTCCGCCCGCGCCGCGCGGCATCCCGCAGATTGAAGTGACATTTGACATTGACGCTAATGGAATTTTAAATGTGAAAGCAAAGGATAAGGCAACTGGAAAAGAGCAGTCAATCCACATTGAAGCTTCTTCAGGATTGTCTAAAGAGGAAATTGAAAAGATGCAAAAAGAAGCGGAAACGCATGCCGAGGAAGATAAGAAGAAAAAAGAAAAAATAGAAACCAAGAATCAGGCGGAAAGCTTGGTTTATCAGACCGAAAAGACCCTCCAGGAAGCAAAAGATAAGCTTTCTGAAAATGATAAGAAAGAGATTGAAGAAAAACTAGAGGCTTTAAGGAAAGTCAAAGACAGTGATGATATTGAAGCGATTAAAAAAGGAATAGAAGAGTTGTCCCAAGTCGCTCAAAAAATTGGTCAAGCGATGTATCAGGCAGCGCAGGCGGCTCAAACAAGCTCTGAGCAGCAAGGGAGCGGGGCGCAAAGCGCTCCAGATCAAAAGAAAGAAGAGAAACCCGAAGAAGGGAAGTATGAAGAAGTGAAGAAATAA
- a CDS encoding Hsp20/alpha crystallin family protein: MTIMKLSPMRDLFSMRDMMEDAWSEDCCPRFSEVKEFIPAVDVYQTDKEVVVETALPGIEPEKVDISVEDDTLIIKGKIDSKEEEKKKDYYRKEVRYGSFYRAVALPTSVESETAEADYENGILKITLPKVEKPEAKKIAIKVKENEN, from the coding sequence ATGACAATCATGAAATTATCACCGATGCGCGATCTATTCAGTATGCGGGATATGATGGAAGATGCTTGGAGTGAGGATTGCTGCCCGCGTTTTTCAGAAGTGAAAGAGTTTATTCCTGCTGTGGATGTTTATCAGACTGATAAGGAGGTAGTCGTGGAAACAGCTCTGCCAGGCATTGAGCCGGAAAAAGTAGATATCTCTGTAGAGGATGACACGCTTATAATTAAAGGCAAAATCGATAGTAAAGAGGAGGAAAAGAAGAAGGATTATTATCGTAAAGAGGTGCGCTACGGAAGCTTCTACCGCGCTGTCGCTCTTCCCACTTCAGTGGAGAGTGAGACAGCAGAGGCGGATTATGAGAACGGCATCTTGAAGATTACTTTGCCAAAGGTGGAGAAGCCAGAAGCAAAGAAAATCGCCATCAAGGTGAAAGAGAATGAAAACTAA
- a CDS encoding nucleotide exchange factor GrpE, whose translation MKESKHKDRSDLFEPEGSSEPERPEGSSDLKDKTQQSKDPNKELEKCKKMAEENLAGWQRERADFENYRKRMEKRNLDLIKFANEELLLKILSILDHMEEALKHTPKGWEKTSWVEGIKHIKNHFQNILESEGLREIELKAGDKFDPYTCEAVEKKETDEAGKQEGNKECRIVGVLQKGYNLNGKVIRPARVKVE comes from the coding sequence ATGAAAGAATCAAAGCACAAAGATCGTTCAGATCTCTTTGAGCCTGAGGGCTCTTCAGAGCCTGAACGGCCCGAAGGGTCTTCAGACCTGAAGGATAAAACACAACAATCAAAGGACCCCAACAAAGAGCTGGAGAAATGCAAAAAAATGGCAGAGGAAAATCTGGCGGGTTGGCAGAGGGAAAGAGCGGATTTTGAAAATTATCGGAAAAGAATGGAAAAAAGGAATTTAGATTTAATCAAGTTTGCCAATGAAGAATTATTATTAAAGATACTGTCGATTCTGGATCACATGGAAGAGGCATTAAAGCATACGCCCAAGGGTTGGGAAAAAACAAGCTGGGTAGAGGGGATTAAACATATTAAGAATCATTTCCAAAATATTTTAGAATCTGAAGGTTTGCGGGAAATTGAGCTCAAGGCAGGGGATAAATTTGATCCCTATACTTGCGAAGCCGTGGAAAAGAAAGAAACTGATGAAGCAGGAAAGCAAGAAGGGAATAAGGAATGCCGGATTGTGGGGGTTTTGCAAAAAGGGTATAACTTGAATGGTAAAGTTATTCGGCCAGCGAGGGTTAAGGTTGAATAG
- a CDS encoding sigma-70 family RNA polymerase sigma factor → MADNTLTPDKSAELILPWMNYIYQNALRMARNEMDAEDLTQETLLRAWQFFDKFKKGTNMKAWLSKILQNLFINSYREQGREPEKVDIDKAEREGELINEKTPEDEVLYDMFYDEVSSVIKALPEYCREAIILSLYGHTYKETAEILKCPVGTVMSRLHRGRQLLRDLLVGYARSCGYV, encoded by the coding sequence ATGGCTGATAACACTTTAACGCCAGATAAGTCTGCAGAGCTCATCCTGCCTTGGATGAATTATATCTATCAGAATGCTCTGCGAATGGCGAGAAACGAGATGGACGCCGAGGATTTGACGCAGGAGACCCTTCTTAGGGCTTGGCAGTTCTTTGATAAATTTAAGAAAGGGACGAATATGAAGGCGTGGCTGTCAAAAATTTTGCAGAATTTATTTATCAATAGTTATCGTGAACAAGGAAGAGAACCCGAAAAGGTGGATATAGACAAAGCGGAAAGAGAGGGTGAGCTGATTAATGAAAAGACGCCGGAAGATGAAGTTTTGTATGATATGTTTTATGATGAAGTTTCATCAGTCATCAAAGCGCTTCCGGAATATTGTCGTGAAGCGATTATCCTTTCTCTATATGGACATACATATAAAGAGACTGCAGAGATTCTTAAATGTCCCGTAGGCACAGTGATGTCCAGATTGCACAGAGGACGTCAACTCCTGCGAGATCTGCTGGTAGGGTATGCCAGAAGTTGTGGCTATGTCTAA